DNA from Sulfurimonas xiamenensis:
TTTCTGTTTGTTTAGCAACCATTTCTGCTGTTTTTTTCAAAACAAAAATTGGTTTTCCTCTCCATTTTTCTGTTACTAGTTCACCCTCTTTATATATTGACATATCAAGAGTAGTGAATCCAGCAGCTTTGACACTTGGAAGCGGATCCCAAGATTTTTTCATCGCAACTAACGAACCCACGGCACCAACGCCTGCAACGGCGCCAAATGCTTTACCCATAAAACCTCTACGGCTACTGTTATGCATGTTTGCTCTCTTTCCTGTAGTAATTTAAAATGCTGATTATATACTAAATTAGTTTTAATTAATCATAAATTTAAGTTTTCTTTTATAAAAATTGCTATTTTTTCGCAATTTTGTTCCATTTTGAAATAGTTGTTCTCTTCTATCGAATTGATTATTTTTATAAGTTTAGTTTTATCATAATTTTTTATAATTGGTATATTCAGTCTTTTAAAGAGTTCTAAAAAATTGCTATTATAGTCCTCTCTTTGCACATATATGGGCTTTGAGCCGGATGCAAGGCTCTCTAAAGCAGCCTGAGGAGATGCGGTGATAAGAATTTCTGATTTTTGAATAACATCGTCATACTCTTCAAACTCATAATGATTTTTAAATGTATCCTTTAAAAAATCTTCATAATCTAAGAAATAGTAAAAACCTAGCAATAAATTCGGATTTAAATCTTTGACAAATGATAAATTTTTTTCCAAATCCTTCTCATAATCATCATCACCAAAAAAATAGGACAATTTAATACTTTTTTTCACTTGTTGAAAATATTTATCATCTACTGCAACCGCATTACAGATACCGCTTCCATTTAAATAGGGAGAGATTAAAAATTCTCCCTCCTCTTTTTGATCATTTATATCATCACTAATGCGGATAAAAGTTGAAAAGAATTTTCTCATATCATCCAACATAATCGGATTTGCTTCATCAGAATCAAAAATCATTTTATCACCATGTTTGGCAATTTGCGGAATATTTCTAATAACATCGATCCCCACACTGTTGTCGATTCCGAAATGTTTTGCCTCATTTGCAATACGAAAATCAGAGCAAAGAAGTATAATATCAACATCTTTTAGCGAACGAATTATCGTACATGCTCTCCTAAATCTATCTAAACCTGTTCGATGTCCTGTATGTACATAATAGTATATTTTCATAATATCTCTTTATAATTTATCTTTTTTTGCTCAATTTTTATAAATATATGCAAAATCTCTATTGCAGCGGGGGTTATACCGCTGATTTGTGACGCTGCCTGAAGAGTAGGTGGATTAAAAGATTCTAACTTTTCAACTATCTCTCTGCTTAAACCGCTGATTGATTTAAAATCAAAATCTTGCGGAATTTCAACTTTTAGATATTTTTTCATCTTTTCTATCTCTTGGCTCTGCTTTTCTACATATCTGGAATATTTTCCCTCAACAAAAATCTCCTCTTTTATATAAGGGTCATACTTATCGAGTTCAGGAACTATTTTTACCATCTTTGCAACATCAAAGCTTTTTCTTGCAACCAGTTGCTGCGCTGTTATGCTGTCTTTTATCTTCTCTTCACCCATTGATTCCAAAAATTTTATAAACTCTTTGTTTGGAGTAAAAACGGTCTCATTCAAAAGCCTTAAGCCCTCTTGTATCTGCTCTTCTTTTACTTTTACTCTAGCATAAATTTTATCATCAATGAGTCCAAGAGCATGCCCATAACGGCTAAGTCTGGTATCGGCGGACTCTTCACGCAGAAGCAGTCTGTACTCTGCGCGTGAAGTAAACATTCTATATGGCTCTTTTGTTCCTTTTGTAACCAAATCATCTATTAAAACACCTATATAAGCTTCATCGCGGCGCAAAATCAAAGGCTCTTTGTCTTGCAGGCTAAGCGTTGCATTTATTCCTGCCATAAGCCCCTGAGCTGCTGCTTCTTCATACCCTGTAGTTCCGTTTATCTGTCCTGCAAGATATAATCCTTTGATTTTTTTAGTCTCTAGCGAATGTTTAAGTTCTCTAGGATCTACAAAATCATACTCAATTGCATATCCATAACGAACAATCTTTGCATTCTCCATTCCATGAACAGAGTGAATCATCTGCTGTTGCACTTCCGGCGGAAGAGATGTACTCATACCGTTTATATAACATTCAGTATTTTCCATGGTTTGTGGCTCAATAAAAAGATGATGCCTCTCTTTGTCTCGAAAACGGTTGATTTTATCTTCAATACTCGGGCAGTAACGCGGTCCAGTTCCCTCAATTTGTCCTGTAAAAAGAGGTGCACGGTAAAAATTGCTCTCTATAATATTGTGTGTATCTTCATTGGTATAAGCGATATAGCATGGAATCTGTTTTTTAGTTTTTCTAAACTCATCTCGATTTGTTCTAAAACTAAATGGACTTGGATTTTCATCGCCGTCTTGTTTTTCCATTACAGAAAAATCTATAGAAGAAGCGTCAACTCTTGCGCATGTACCCGTTTTAAGCCTCCCCATCTCAAGTCCACACGCTTTTAAAGAATGGCTAAGAGAGACGCTGCTCTGCTCGCCAAATCGTCCTCCCTCTTGCTTTATCTCTCCTACATGTATAATGCCTCGCAAAAAAGTTCCGCTAGTAACTATAACTTTTTTGGCAGTATACTCATTTAACAGGTTTGTTTTAACACCGCATACAGTTTCGTTTTCAACGATAAGCTCTTCTGCCATCTCTTGAACTAAGTCAAGATTTGAAGTAGTTAAAATTTTATTTCTGGCAATAACGCGGTATCTGTCCATATCAATCTGCGCACGACTTCCGCGAACAGCAGGACCCTTTGTCTGGTTTAGTATGCGAAACTGTATCCCTGCTTCATCTGTAATAAGAGCCATTTCACCGCCGAGAGCATCTATTTCACGAACCAAGTGCCCTTTTGCCAAACCTCCTATTGCCGGATTACAACTTGTTGCACCAACATTCTCGGCAAGCATGGAGATAAGCAGAGTTTTACTGCCCATTCTTGCACATGCGAGTGCAGCTTCAATTCCGGCATGTCCTCCACCGACTACTATTACATCATAATTCATATACAAAATTCCACTTCTTACTTAATTAATTTATTAAAGCGAATTTTATCATTTTTGAGTATCATTTGAGCAAAAAATAAGAGATAGTTTAAACAGATGATAAAAAAAGCACATAGATTGTATAATGAACAAGATTTTAAAACCGCATTTAAACTCTATACGGAATTGGCAAATGAGGGTGATGTTGATGCAATGACCTCTTTGGGTTACATGTATCAAAATGCACAGGGGTGTGAAAAAGATGATGCAAAAGCACTGCAGCTCTATAAAAAAGCAGCTGAGAACAAACAGCCTTATGCACTTTTTAATTTGGCACTTTTATATATGAACGGTCTTGGCGGCGTTGCGCATGACCAATTTAAAGCGCATGAACTCTATATGGAGGCAGCCGTTAGAGAAGTTCCTCAAGCAATGTATGAAGTTGCACTTATGCTTGAGCGCGGGCTTGGATGTTTACAAAACTACTCAGAAGCAGCTTTTTGGTATGAAGAGGGTGCAAAGCGCGGACATATCGAATCCTTTAACAATCTCGGCGTTTTATACAAAGACGGGCATGGCGTTGAGATGAATGAGACGAGAAGCTTTATCTGCTTTAAAAAAGCGGCTGAGGGCGGTTTGGCTGAGGGGCTATACAATCTTGGTATGCTTTATGATCAAGGATTTGGATGCGAACAAAATCATGAAATAGCACTTGATTACTGCCGTCAAGCTGCCTATAAAGGGCATATTAAAGCAAAAGAGATTATAACAACTCTTCAAGAAAAAGAGAAAATTGTTTTTTGAGTATTTTTAATATAAAAAGGAAAATATATTGTTCACAGGATTGATACGAGAAATAGCACATGTAAAGAGTCTAGTCGGCAGTACGCTTAGCGTTCGCGCAAAGCATAAAGCAAAGATCGGCGACTCTATAGCCATAAATGGTGCATGTCTTACTGTTGTAAAGGTAGAGCATGATGGTTTTAGTGTTGAACTCTCACCTGAGAGCCAAAAACTTTTGGCGATGGAAAACTACAAAAACGAGGTTCATATAGAGCCTGCCATGATGATGGGTGATAGATTTGAGGGGCATATTGTTCAGGGACATGTAGACGCAATAGGCGAGATAAAAGAGATAAAAAACAGCGGTAATTCCTTTGATGTTTTTATAAAGATTGATAAAAAATTTATACCCTATATTATTCCAAAAGGCTCTATAACTATCGACGGTGTCAGCTTGACTGTAAATGATGTTTTTGATGAGAGCTTTAGACTTACGATTATTCCGCACACCATGAAAGAGACTCTCTTTAAAAATTACAAAAAAGGCTCGCATGTAAATATAGAGACGGATATGTTTGCCAGATATGTTGCGCATATCGTCTCTCATAAAAAAAACAATCTTACATGGGATGAAGTTGACTCCATAGCGGCCTTATACTAGATGAAATACAGGGCGCTTAAAAACCATTTTGGGCACAACAGCTTTAGAGAGCTTCAAGAAGAGGGAGTCGATGCTATTTTAAACTCTCAAGATCTGTTGATGATTCTTCCCACAGGCGGCGGAAAATCTTTGGTTTACCAGCTTCCGACAATCTTAAAAGATGGGATCAGCATCGTTATCTCTCCTCTTATCGCATTAATGCAGGATCAAATAGCTGCTTTAAAAGCCCAATATATAAGTGCTGAAATGATAAGCTCGGCACAAAGCCGAAACGAGGTAGATGAAATTATCCAAAAAGCATACAGAGGCGAGTTAAAGTTTTTATATCTTTCTCCTGAGAGATTAAACAATCCCTCAACCATTACCATGCTCAAAGGCTTAAATATAAACTTCTTCGTAGTTGATGAAGCGCACTGTATCTCCCAGTGGGGGCATGAATTTCGTGATGACTACAGAGCGCTGGGAAATCTAAAATCTAATTTTCCAAACACATCAATATGTGCATTTACGGCAACTTCGACAAGCCATGTAACAGAAGATATACTAAGAGAGCTAAGACTTGAAAATCCACTCTATCTAAAGGGTAAGATCTTTCGCAAAAATATCTTTATCTCAGCCCAGAGAAGAATAGAAAACGGCTATGAGCAGCTCAAAGCTTTTTTACACCGTCACAAAGATGAGAGCGGAATTATATATGTGAGTTCAAGAAAAAAAGCCGAAGAGCTAAGTATACATCTAAACAAAAACGGCTATAAATCTCTTCCTTACCATGCGGGACTCTCTGCAAATACAAGAGAACAAAATTTTAAAATATTTGTAAATGATAAAGTAGAGATTATGGTTGCTACCATAGCTTTTGGAATGGGAATAGATAAAAGCGATATTGGTTTTGTAGTTCATATGTCACTTCCAAAATCACTTGAAAACTACTACCAGGAAATTGGCAGAGCGGGGAGAGACGGAGAAGATTGTGAAGTTTTTCTGCTATTTAACGCGGGAGATATTGCCCAGCACAAAAGGTTTTTAGGCGATATACAAAATAGTGAGTACAAAGAACATCTAAACCAGAAGATAGATACTATCTATAAATATGCCACAAGCGAAATCTGTTTTCATAAGCAGCTGGCTGAGTATTTTGATGACACTCTTGATGAGTGCATTAACAGATGCGACAACTGTCTAAACAGTACTCAAAAGAGAAAAAATATCACTAAAGAGGCACAAATGATTCTTAGTGCCATTTACAAATCAGAGCAAAATTTTGGGAAAAACTATATCATCGACATACTAAGAGGTTCAAAAGAGCAAAAACTTTTGGCAAACAAAGCAGATAAGCTCTCGGTTTACGGTATTGGAACAAATTTAAGCAAAAAAGAGTGGTATATTATATTGGAGAGGCTTTTAGAATTAAAGATTTTAACAGTAGGCGAATTTAGTACTCTAAAACTAACCAGTGAAGCAGTAGACATTTTAAAAGGTAAAAAAGAGCTATTTATACGATCTTCAAGGCTTGTTATAAGCACTAAAGAAAAAAAGATTAAAAGAGAAGATACAATAGATTTTGATGAAAAACTTTTCGAAAAATTAAAAGAGAAGAGAAGTGAATTGGCAAGCGAACACAAAGTTCCCGCCTACATCATCTTTTCAGATAAGGTTCTTAAACATTTAGCAGCTGACAAACCTTATAATAAATCAAGCATGTTAGATGTAAACGGTATCGGTGAAAAAAAATTTGAGCAGTTTGGAGAAACCTTTTTAGAGATTATTAACTCTTAATCTCTTAAAGGTTTTACATGCGGATTGCATGAAATTTTATGTTTCATATCAACAGCTATAAAATCGTGGAGTTCCCTTAAAGATGCAACCGTTGCATCTCTAAAATTTTCACCTTTATTTATATAAAGATTAAAACCATTTTCATAAAGCGCTATTCTTGTTGCAAGCGCTGTTGAGTAAGTTGTTAAAACAGCATCTTTTTTTATAATATTTGTAATATCAGAAAAATACTCTTTTGTCCATAAAAGCGGATTTGAACTTGGAGAAAATGCATCTTGATAAACAATATCAAAAAACTCAGGTTTAAATTTTCGTATATACTCTCTTGCATCGCCTAAAAAAAGCTCTATATGTAGATTTTCATCGCTATAAAATCCATCATCTGCAAGTTTTGCAATTATATCTTTAAACTCATCAAACTCTTTTGGATAGTTAAATCTGCTCAAAGATTTTACTAATGATGCGTCTAACTCTGGAGAGAAGATGTTTAGCTTTGAAGTCAGAGAGTTTTTTTTATGATAATAGATAGTTGCTAATGTA
Protein-coding regions in this window:
- a CDS encoding tRNA (5-methylaminomethyl-2-thiouridine)(34)-methyltransferase MnmD, producing the protein MNTFNDELHIMTKSADGSYTAYSKEYNEHYHSTKDGALQESLLKHVKPAFKIKENSAEISILDICFGLGFNTLATIYYHKKNSLTSKLNIFSPELDASLVKSLSRFNYPKEFDEFKDIIAKLADDGFYSDENLHIELFLGDAREYIRKFKPEFFDIVYQDAFSPSSNPLLWTKEYFSDITNIIKKDAVLTTYSTALATRIALYENGFNLYINKGENFRDATVASLRELHDFIAVDMKHKISCNPHVKPLRD
- a CDS encoding tetratricopeptide repeat protein, translating into MIKKAHRLYNEQDFKTAFKLYTELANEGDVDAMTSLGYMYQNAQGCEKDDAKALQLYKKAAENKQPYALFNLALLYMNGLGGVAHDQFKAHELYMEAAVREVPQAMYEVALMLERGLGCLQNYSEAAFWYEEGAKRGHIESFNNLGVLYKDGHGVEMNETRSFICFKKAAEGGLAEGLYNLGMLYDQGFGCEQNHEIALDYCRQAAYKGHIKAKEIITTLQEKEKIVF
- the recQ gene encoding DNA helicase RecQ, which gives rise to MKYRALKNHFGHNSFRELQEEGVDAILNSQDLLMILPTGGGKSLVYQLPTILKDGISIVISPLIALMQDQIAALKAQYISAEMISSAQSRNEVDEIIQKAYRGELKFLYLSPERLNNPSTITMLKGLNINFFVVDEAHCISQWGHEFRDDYRALGNLKSNFPNTSICAFTATSTSHVTEDILRELRLENPLYLKGKIFRKNIFISAQRRIENGYEQLKAFLHRHKDESGIIYVSSRKKAEELSIHLNKNGYKSLPYHAGLSANTREQNFKIFVNDKVEIMVATIAFGMGIDKSDIGFVVHMSLPKSLENYYQEIGRAGRDGEDCEVFLLFNAGDIAQHKRFLGDIQNSEYKEHLNQKIDTIYKYATSEICFHKQLAEYFDDTLDECINRCDNCLNSTQKRKNITKEAQMILSAIYKSEQNFGKNYIIDILRGSKEQKLLANKADKLSVYGIGTNLSKKEWYIILERLLELKILTVGEFSTLKLTSEAVDILKGKKELFIRSSRLVISTKEKKIKREDTIDFDEKLFEKLKEKRSELASEHKVPAYIIFSDKVLKHLAADKPYNKSSMLDVNGIGEKKFEQFGETFLEIINS
- the mnmG gene encoding tRNA uridine-5-carboxymethylaminomethyl(34) synthesis enzyme MnmG; protein product: MNYDVIVVGGGHAGIEAALACARMGSKTLLISMLAENVGATSCNPAIGGLAKGHLVREIDALGGEMALITDEAGIQFRILNQTKGPAVRGSRAQIDMDRYRVIARNKILTTSNLDLVQEMAEELIVENETVCGVKTNLLNEYTAKKVIVTSGTFLRGIIHVGEIKQEGGRFGEQSSVSLSHSLKACGLEMGRLKTGTCARVDASSIDFSVMEKQDGDENPSPFSFRTNRDEFRKTKKQIPCYIAYTNEDTHNIIESNFYRAPLFTGQIEGTGPRYCPSIEDKINRFRDKERHHLFIEPQTMENTECYINGMSTSLPPEVQQQMIHSVHGMENAKIVRYGYAIEYDFVDPRELKHSLETKKIKGLYLAGQINGTTGYEEAAAQGLMAGINATLSLQDKEPLILRRDEAYIGVLIDDLVTKGTKEPYRMFTSRAEYRLLLREESADTRLSRYGHALGLIDDKIYARVKVKEEQIQEGLRLLNETVFTPNKEFIKFLESMGEEKIKDSITAQQLVARKSFDVAKMVKIVPELDKYDPYIKEEIFVEGKYSRYVEKQSQEIEKMKKYLKVEIPQDFDFKSISGLSREIVEKLESFNPPTLQAASQISGITPAAIEILHIFIKIEQKKINYKEIL
- the ribE gene encoding riboflavin synthase, yielding MFTGLIREIAHVKSLVGSTLSVRAKHKAKIGDSIAINGACLTVVKVEHDGFSVELSPESQKLLAMENYKNEVHIEPAMMMGDRFEGHIVQGHVDAIGEIKEIKNSGNSFDVFIKIDKKFIPYIIPKGSITIDGVSLTVNDVFDESFRLTIIPHTMKETLFKNYKKGSHVNIETDMFARYVAHIVSHKKNNLTWDEVDSIAALY